The window CGTCTGATGTTAAATACTGTTATGATCATAACCTCCCATAATAAACTAAAAAACTATCTAGAAACCGATCTTAAAAATAGTATTAGCCTAGGTTTTGTGCCTACTATGGGAGCATTACACGATGGACACATCACTTTAATGCAAGAAGCTATTTCTCAATGTGACTTTTTGGTAGTTTCCATTTTTGTTAACCCTACTCAATTTGATAACAAAAGTGATTTACAAAAATATCCTCGCAATATTACTCAAGATGTAGAATTTATTAAACAGCACATCGACCCAAAAAAACTAGTCGTTTATGCTCCAGAAACGGACGACGTTTATGGAAACAATCCGATTGCAAAAAAATACGGTTATGATGGCCTAGAGCAAGTTATGGAAGGTGCAAATCGTTTAGGTCATTTTGATGGTGTGGGAACTATTCTAGAGTTTCTATTTACCATTATCAAACCAGATAAAGCTTTTTTTGGAGAGAAAGATTTCCAGCAATTACAAATTGTAAAGAAGCTAGTAGAAAAATTAAAACTTGATATTGAAATAGTAGGCTGTCCTATAAAACGTGAGGCTCATGGTCTTGCTATGAGTTCTAGAAACGAGCGATTAACAACTGATGGAAGAAATAAAGCAGCTCTCATTTATGAAACCTTACAAAAAGCAGCTGTATACTTTAAAGATCATAGTATTTATAAAACTCAAAAGTTTGTAGAAGAAACTTTTCTAAATTATCCTGAATTTAACTTAGAGTATTTCACCATTGCAAGTGAGGAAACCTTAAAACCAGTAAAGCGCAAATACAAAAACCATCTTTATAGAGGTTTTATCGTAGTTCATCTAGAAGGTGTGAGGCTTATTGATAATATAGCGTTGCCGCATTAATTATCTTTTAGTAAACAAAAATCAAAATATTTATTACAAATCGTATCTTTGCCGCATGTTAATCACAGTTGTAAAATCAAAGATCCACCGTGTTAAAGTAACTGGTGCAGACCTAAACTACATAGGCAGCATTACCATAGATGAAGATCTTATGGATGGTGCAAACATCGTAGAAGGCGAGAAAGTACAAATCGTTAACAATAATAACGGTAATCGTCTAGAAACGTATGCTATTCCAGGACCACGCGGCAGCGGTGAGATTACACTTAATGGCGCAGCTGCCAGAAAAGTTTCTAAGGGTGATGTTTTAATCCTTATTTGTTATGCACAAATGACGCTTCAAGAAGCTAAAGAATTTAAACCTACACTTCTTTTTCCTAACGAAGAGGACAATACATTGTCATAAACGTTGAAAAAAACATTTTTCAAGATACTGAAAATTACCCTACCATTACTTTTGGGTGTTTTTATCATTTATTACTCTTACAATCAGTTTACTGAAGATCAAATAGAAGAAATTAGATCTTACATTTTAACTGCAGATTACAAGTGGGTTTTCTTAAGTGTTTTCTTAGCTTTTTTAAGCCACCTCTCGAGAGCATGGCGATGGAATTATATGCTACAGGCAATGAGCTATAAACCGTCGTTTTTAACTAACATCATAGCTATAGGCGCTGGCTATGCTATGAATATTTTTATACCTCGCAGTGGTGAAGTTGCTCGTGCTGCTATCATCAATAGATCAGATCAAGTCCCTATGGATAAGGCTCTAGGAACAATAATCGCAGAGCGTGTTCTTGATGTAATTATGCTTTTACTCATCACAGCAACAGCTGTTTTAAGCGCTGGAAATGCTATTATTGATTTTTTCAAGAATAATTTAGATTCCGCTTTCGCGAAAGCGGATACCTCAAAACTTCTTCTCTATTTAGGAATAGTTATACTACTGGTAGTTCTACTAATTTTCATTGCAAAAAAGGTACAACTCTTAGGTAAGATCAAAGGGTTTTTACATGGTATGAAGGAAGGCTTTATGACCATCTGGACCATGAAGAAAAAATGGCTGTACTTACTTCACACTCTTTTTATTTGGGGTATGTATGTAACGATGTTTTATGTCACTATTTATGCCATTCCTGGAATTGCCAGCATGCCAGTAAGTGCGATTTTGTGTGCATTTGTTGCCGGTAGTTTTGCGGTAGCTTTTACAAACGGTGGTTTCGGCGCATATCCCTATTTCATAGCACAAGTGCTGCTCATATTTGGTATAGAAGAAACTTTGGGCTCTTCTTTTGGGTGGTTGTTATGGCTGTCTCAAACTTCATTAGTACTAGTTTATGGTCTAGTGTCATTAGTATTATTAGCACTGAGAGGTAGTCTTTCAAGGAATTAATTGTAAATTCCCGTTCCAAAAATTTGTGTGATGAAAAAAATCATAATCCTTGGACTGTTTTTACTTCTGGTTCAAATAGTCAATTCTCAAGCTTTATATCGCTCGTTTCCTAGCGATGTGCTGGGAGAGGAACGCAATGTAAAAATTTTAAAGCCTCGTAATTATTCTGAAAATCCAGAGAAAACCTATCCGCTTGTTATAGTTCTTGATGGTGATTATCTTTTTGAACCAGTCGCCGGTACGGTAGATTATTTATCCTATTGGGATCAGATGCCAGAGTCTTTTGTTCTAGGAATCAATCAGCGAGAGAGTCGTTATGACGAATCTGAAATCAATAGAGAATCTGGTTTTCCAGAGCAACAAACTTTAAGATTTATGGATTTTGTTATGGAATTAAAACAAACCATGGAAGATGAATATCGTGTGGCGCCTTTTACGGTAATCGTTGCAAAAGATATTACAGCAAACGTTGCTAGTTATTATTTAATGCGTAAAAAAATACCGGTAAATGCGCTGCTTCAAATAGATCCTGATTATTCAACTTTAATACAACAAAATCTCATCAACAAGTTGAGCCAGCTGGAAGAGTACAATTATTTTTATGTCGCCACACCAGAAAGTAACAACACGTTAAGCGAGCTTATTACTCAAGAAACAGACTCTCTATTTGCTACTAAAAAGAATCTGAATTTAAAGCACGATAAAATAGAAGACACTAACAAGTATAATGTGTCAGCACACGCTATCCCTAGAGGTTTGCAATTTATCTTTCAAGAATACTCACTTATTGAAGGAGAAAAACTACTGGAGGTAGATCTTGCCGAAGAAATGAAATATGAAGGCAAAGAGAATAAAAAAGACATGGTGCGCGTGATAGATCGTATTCTAGAAAAGTACAAAATGATTAAAGAAGTTTATGGTGTAGACATGAAATTGCGCCTGGTAGATCTAGTGACTATTGCTGAGTATGTGGAATCTAAAAAAGACTGGGATCAACTCATTGATATAGGCGTTCTTGCCCATAAGGAATATCCAGATTTACTGTACGGTCGTTATGTAGAAGGTCTAGGTTATGAAGGAATAGGTAGATATTCTAGAGCCATCAAAGCCTTTAATGCTGCATACGGACTTCAACCTGCAGTGGGAATTACAAAAGACGATGTCCTTGATAAAGTAGAATTACTACAGATAAAAGAAAAAGATTAAAATGGCCAAAATAAAAACGACTTGGTTTTGTCAGAATTGTGGAGCGCAACATTCTAAATGGCAAGGTCAGTGTTCTTCATGTAAAGAATGGAACACACTAGTAGAAGAAGTCGTACAAAAGGAAGTTAAAAAATCATGGGAAAGTGCTGTTAGTGATGTTCCGCTTTCGCGAAAGCGTGCACCACAACCACAATTAATTTCTAAAATAAACACCACCGAAAGTCCACGGTTAGATACCACAAATGCAGAATTTAACCGAGTATTAGGTGGCGGCTTAGTTCCTGGATCTATCTCTCTTTTAGGAGGTGAACCTGGTATAGGAAAATCAACATTGTTGCTACAAGTCTGTCTCAATTTACCCTATAAAACACTTTACGTATCTGGAGAAGAAAGCGCACAACAAATCAAAATGCGAGCAGATCGTATTAAAAAAGACGCGGTCAATTGCTACATTCTTACCGAGACAAAAACTCAAAACATTTTCAGGCAAATTACAGAAGTAGAGCCAGATGTATTGATCATTGATTCTATACAAACCCTACAAACTGATCATATAGAAAGCTCGCCAGGAAGCGTTTCTCAAATAAGAGAATGCACTAGTGAATTGATCAAATTTGCCAAAGAAGCTAATACACCTGTTCTCCTTATAGGTCACATTACCAAAGATGGTAACATTGCTGGACCCAAGATTCTAGAACATATGGTAGACACGGTTTTACAATTTGAAGGAGATCGCAACCATACCTATCGGATTCTAAGAGCGTTGAAAAACCGTTTCGGTAGTACGCATGAAATAGGAATTTATGAAATGCTAGGTCATGGATTAAGGGAAGTGATGAACCCTAGCGAGATATTAATTTCTCAACGTGGTGCCAACTTAAGTGGTACGGCTATAGCTGCGACTATGGAAGGTATGCGACCGTTGATGATAGAAGTTCAAGCACTTGTGAGCACGGCTGTTTATGGAACGCCTCAACGCAGTGCAACTGGTTACAATCTTAAGAGGCTTAATATGATTCTAGCAGTTCTTGAAAAAAGGGCTGGATTTAAACTAGGTCAAAAAGATGTCTTTCTCAATATTACTGGTGGAATCACCGTCGATGATCCAGCAATAGATCTTGCCGTAGTTGCTGCTATTTTATCTTCTAACTTTGATATAGAATTATCTTCTCAGCATTGTTTTAGTGCAGAGGTAGGTCTAGGAGGCGAGATACGACCTGTAAGTCGCATGGAACAACGAGTGAATGAAGTAGCAAAATTAGGTTTTGACAAAGTATTCATCGCTCCAGGAAAACAAAACTTCAAAAATCTAGGAACAGAAGTGCAAGCCTTTTCCAAAATTGAAGATTTAGTAAGATATTTGTTTTCTTAAAAGGTGAAACGAACTAGAACTAGAACTCGAACTCGAACTCGAAGTTGAAGTTGAAGTTGAATAAAACAAGCCTTGGGATAACCTGTGAGGTCTTGCCCTAAGGATAAGTTCGAAAATTAAAAAAATATAATTTTAGAAAGATCAAAACAGATTCCGCATCAAGTGCGGAATATCAAAAAATAAAAAATAATGAGAACGATAATTTTACTTTTAGTGGCTGTTTTAATCACCAGTTGTGGAGAAAAAACAGCTGAAAAACCTGAAGCAAAGCAACAAATCAAATTTGCTGAAGCCGATATTTCTAGTAATGAAATCGTACATCTTACTGATTTTGAAGACAACTATTATAATCTCGATCAGATTCTTGAAGAAAATAAAGGCAAACTCGTTTACCTTGATATATGGGCAAGCTGGTGTGGACCTTGTAAAGCTATGATGCCTTATTCTGAGAAGCTTCAAGAAAAATATAAAGGAAAGGATATCACATTCCTATTCATTTCTATAGATCAAGATACAGGTAAGTGGGAGCGATCTGCAAAACAATTTAATTTAATTGAGAACAGTTTCCTTGCTCGCAACTATCCCAAAGCAAAATTATTTCAAGACAATAACGTAAGCTCCATTCCTAGATATATGTTATTTGACAAAACTGGTCGTCTTATTGATGATAATGCAAGAAGACCAAGTGAGAAAGATCTAGAAACTACTATTGATGCATTTCTTGCGATATAGAATGTATTTCTTACACATTAAAAACCCCTTGCAACATATTTTGCAAGGGGTTTTTAGATGATATAATTTACCGCTATTTCTTGCTCTTAAAAATCCAACCTTTACGTGGAAAAATGTTTATGGAAAAACTTAAATAATCTCCAGTCCAATTGTGTTGGGTCACCGTATCTGGAGATACATCAAGATTAGTTGCTAGTACGGCTTGATCAATAATATCTACAAAATGGTAATGATAGGTCATATCTATGCGCCACATCGTATTTTTAGATTTGAGATAAAAACCCAAACCTATATTTGCTCCACCAGTTATTGGACTGTCTACCTCACTTTCAAATGATATCCTTCTAGTAATATTATTAATACCTGTACTACCACCCAAATCATCGCCTTCTGTAACGGCATAGTACATGACTTCTAAACCTACATGACCAGAAACAAAAAACCAATCGTTTACTTCTTTGATATAGGAGAGATCTACAGGTAAATGATAGCTCCAGTAAGGAGATTCTGAGCTTAAAATTGTAAGATCTGTACTACGTCCCACATCTTCTGCCAAAAAGGTTTCCGAATCTTTTCTCACCATATTGCGCACAAATAATCCTACGCTCCAGTTCCAATTTTTACGTTGACTAAAATTGTATTCTAATCCTAAAGCTGGCACCCATGTATCTTTAGCCTCAAAAAAAACACTAGAATTCCCTTCATTACTCCAATAAAGATTTTGATATTTTATTGAAAAAGAAAGCTTAGAATTATTCTCAAATAATTTTACCGCATCCTCGTTTTGAGCAATCGTATAGAAAGGGATCATGACAAGCATGATCCCTAGTAATCTTATAGTATTATGGTTCATAAGTCCAATTTACAATCCAACTGTGTTGTTTATGCTCACTTTCTAATTGCCCTAGTTCTGTTCCAATGATTGATGATAAAGGAACTCCATTTGCATTAGCCCCCAAAGATCTTGAAATTCTATGGCTAACCTCTCTTCGTCTTCTTTTTTTATGGGATGAAGATTTATCTAAAGGTTCTAAACTTCCACAACCTATGTAGATATCGTGAATCTTACCAACAATTCTTGCATATGATTTGATTCTTCTCTTTTTCCATTTTCTCTTTTTCTTATAATTTTTAGTAACCGCCTTAAAAACATAATGAAATGGTCCAGGATTACCTTTCATTTTTTGTTTGTTTTTCATTTTATAACTACCCTGAAAAAATCTCTTTACCTTATTTAAATTATAAAAACAATCTGCTTCGTCTGTTATTTCTGGATAAAACACCAAATCACCAGCCTCTTCTTCCTTCCCGCCATAAATATCAGCTAACTCTTCTCCAGAAGCACCATTATTTGCTGCTGTTAAAATATCTGTTGCATTAGCATTGTTCATATTAACCCCTATAAGGCCATCTTCCACATATTTGTAAATCATATTACAAATTATTACTTCTTGTTGTGGATTAAATACAGTCCTTTCAATTCCATCAATCAATGGAACATCGTCTGGATCATTAGCCCAGTCAAAACCAGGTTGATCAGACGTGTCTAAAAAAGCCTCTTCGGCAATTAACACATCTTTTCTCAAACTGTAAAATTCATGGCTTTGTTCAAACTCGTCTAGTGGAAGATCTGCATTAAATCCAGATGACTCTTCAAGGTCATTTAAGTCATCCTCGCTTAGATTACTATTAGGTATTACGAATGAATCCTCGTGATTTTCTACTTGTTGTTCAAGATCATCTAAAGTCTGATAAAATGAGTCCATGGATGGAAAATGGAGCATATTATTTGTACTAACCTGAGCCACTCCATTATCAAAGTAAAGTCCATAGGGTTCGAAATCACATTTAATATCACCACCACCTTCTTCAGATTTTGTGGTTAATGTTTCATTTGTCAACTCATCTTCACAACTAATTAGAGAGAGAGAGAGAGTTAGTATTCCTATTGAAAAATATTTCAATAGATGTTTTTGTTTATTCATCTTGTTAAATTTAGTAAATTAATATTTGATGATCGATCATGTTAAAGGTAATGTAAAGCAATGTTTAATTTAATGGGTATAAATACCCAAATTGTCAAACAAAGTAGTTTAAATTATAAAAATAAGATGGTTTTTTTTAAACAATCAAAATGTAAAAGTCTTGTTTATAATTAATTATAGAGTATTTTAAGCGCTATAAGAATTTTCTTGTAAATGAAACTTTAACATTTAGGTACTGCTTGCAGGTGTTATTTCATCGGTAAAAAGGCAAGTTCTTTAGAAAAAAGCCTTTAACTGCACATTGCCGGTATGGACTGTTCTTGCGGTTTCACTGCTGCGGCCGCTGTAACTAAGATTGAGATCTAGAAATTTGGTAATGTTTTTTTGATACAAAAAATTCCAAGTAAAGTTAGTTCCTGGCTGCAATCCTTCTAGCATTTGAAAACCAACTGGAGAAAAGGCTTGGCCTTCAAAATCGTTTTTTACATACTTGATCTCTCCATTTATCGCATATTTTTGTGATTTATTAAAAGCCCAAAGGATTCCAATGTTTTGCTGGCTTAAAGTAGCAATTTCATTAAGCTGATTCTCCTTGTTTTGATATTCGTAAAACAATTCTAGTCTATTGCTATTATCAAAAAGATAAGAGATTTGAGGCCTTAAAAGAAGGTCTTCTATTTCAAAATTACGATTGGTAAAATTTTCACTTGTACTTGCATTGAGACCAGTCTGGGCGTTCATAGTAACCAGCCAGGTATCTCTTATTTTATGTAAAAATCGCAACTGATGACTTTTTATTTCGTTAGAAATACTTCCTATACTTTGTAGATTTTCATTTGCAGTACTGAGATAGGTATAATTAGTTGTGAAAAATTGCTTGCCTCGGTTAAAGAATAAACTGTTTCTAAAACTTGAGTTTAATCCTAATTGATTATCACTACTTGCAAATGGATTGATACTAAAGTTCTCTCCTTCTCGCTCTACCATCCTGTCGATTAAATAACTCGTCTGGTTATAAAACTTAGAAAGTACTTTTTTATAACCAGTTTCTTTAGACCAAGAAATGGGGTTGAGTGTCAGCGTTTGAGAAAACTTATTTTGGTGGGTAGGCAGGAAAACTTGATTAGGCAATAAGATCCTCACAAAACTCGCTTGATCCTGAAATTGTGCCACTTCAAATTCGTTGAGATCCTGAATCCCATCATCATTATAATCAATCCATGTAAATGTTCCCTGACCTGGATTAACCGCCACATAAGTAAAATCCTGTCTAGGAATACGAGCACTATTAGTTTCATAAGTGGTATTCCATAAAATTTTACCTCCGTAAATTTTACGCTTGTATTGAATCCTAGAGTTAAAAGAAACTTCATCTTCAAAGCCTTCTAACTCGCTTTTTAGCTTTCTATAGTTAGCATAAACACGCAAATTACTCACCTTATTTTTAATGGGTTGTGACCTGATGTAGTAATTATTTGAAGAATTTACACGCACAAGATCTCCATCTCGCAAGCTATCATTCACTCGATGTCTATAACCCAACTCCACAAAAGTCGTGGTTGTATCACCTCGACCAGCATATACTTCATAACTAGCAAACTTTTGGGACAATCCTGTAAATTCGTCGGTAGCGGTGATTTTTTGCTGGTTGTTCTCACTTTCTATTCTCGCGCCAGTGTAATATTTATTTATTTTTCTAAGCACATCGGCATTTAACCTACTGAAATCTGATTCTTGATCTAAGGATTTCGTGGTTAGTACGCTTCCGCGAAAGCGAGCCTGCCATAAACTATCTTGATAAATTCCTGCCAATACATGTCTATTACCTCTGTAGAAATCGGTGAACTCTAAATGTTCAAAATTGTACGAAGTAGTAAGTGTGGAGTCTTTTACATAATTAAGTCCTAAAGTGGTGAATAACTGGCTGCCTTGAGTGGTGTCAATATTCCAATCTCGATTAAATTCTATGTTATACACACGTTCTACATTCCTGAAGTCTTCTTGAATGTAATCCATATTTACGGTCGCATTTAAGGATTGAAGTGTATCTTTTTTAAGCAACTCTTGTTGTACGGCAAGTTTTACAGCGACGCCTTTGTTGTCATCGTCATCGATACTAGAAAACTTATTTAAATCCTTATTACTGGCAGCAAGCTCTGTATTAATAGTAGTTGTAGTAGTAGGTTGATAACTGGCTTTGAGTCCTGCTATCGTAAGAATTTCTGGGGTAAACAATTGTATTACTGGATCATAACTTCCTTTCGGGACGCCATTTATAGGAGCCACGTACTCGTAAATATTAGAAATAGCCTGATCGTTTACTAATCGGTAATTTCCTTGATTAGCGCCTAGAAACGAAAACCTAACATTAAAAAGCTGCGCGGTTCTATCTTGTGAAAACACAAAAACTTCTTCGCCATTAATAATTTCCCTTTCGTATAATATTTGGTTTTCTGAAAACTCGCTAGGGACAGCGCTAGGAGCAATCGCTTGATCAAGATCATCTCCTGCATCTACTAGAATTGCTACCTGATCTTCATTTAAATTTTGTTGTAGCGGCTGGTTTTTGGCATCGGTCTCTGTATAAATATAAGAATCAACTTTTATTTTTTTAGATTCAAAACCGCCAGTCCCATAACCGATGAATCTGGTAAAATTACGCTCGCTGTATTGATATTCAATAGAAATACGCATCTCACTAGTTATAGGAAAAGTAGGCGTAAAACGAACCTCACCAGCATTATAATCAATAACATAATCTTGATTCTCACCACGTCTTAAAGGAACACCATTTACATAAACGCGCTCACTTCCAGAAACTATCAGAATGAACAACTCACCATTCTGCCCGGTTAATTTATACGGTCCTTGATTGCCTTCTATACCTGTAAACCTACTTATATTAAAGGTTCCTCTTACTAGAGCGCCTGCTGCACCGGCATATCCTGAAGAGTCACCACCATCAAATCGTACTGCACCTGATATTCCTTGAACACGTTTTGTAAAATTATTGAACTGATAATCATTTTGTGTTAAATCTACATCTCCAGCTCGTATGTTCCAGTCATCGCTAAAAAGCTCAATGAATATTTGATCAAATTCATCTAGTCTTTGCGAGTAACCATTTTGAGTTTGTGGGACGTTTGCATCTTGAATAGAAGCACGTAAAGAAACACGATCACTAAGTTTACCAGTGATTCTCAGGTCCAGTTCTGAGTCTACCACGCTATTTTGATTGTTTCCTACTCGAGCGCCTCGAGTAATACTACCAGAAGTTTGTAAACCATCAAATGGAACAAATGTATTTACGGTGGTAGGCTTTTGTAAAATGACTAGTTGCTCTTGGCGGCTATTATTATCTAAAATAATATCAGGATCATAAAGCCTATAGGTTTTGGTAAGAAAATCTGGAAGTGGCAAGTAAGTAACATCTATCGAGTCGGTAACAATGTTAGTATTACTGTTGAGTATCAAGAGTGCTTTAGAATAATCGATACGATACTGCGTGCTATCAATAGGCATCCCTATTTTATCCTGAATCTTAAAGTAAAACGGATTGATACTAACCGAATCCACCATTATAGAATCTCTAACTGCGACTCGTTTTTTTTTCAAGTTGCTGTATTCTTGCGCTTCAGCTATATAGCAGCACGACACTAGAATAAAAAACAACTTCCATTTCATATTTATCTTAAACAGATGGTTTCCAAAAATATTTTAAATAAACAGCTATCAATGATTAAATAACGATTTATTCCACAAAAAAACCTATCTAGTTAGACCAGATAGGTTTTTATAGTTTACCAGATGAATTAAACTTAGTCCTTTATGGGCTTCATTTTGAACGTGTCCATAAAAGCAGTCGTATAATTACCTTCTACATAAGCTGGCTCTTCCATAAGTTGTCTATGGAAAGGAATTGTCGTTTTAATACCTTCAATGACAAATTCATCTAAAGCTCTTTTCATTTTATCGATTGCCTCCTGACGTGTTCTCGCTGTAGTAATCAACTTTGCGATCATAGAGTCATAATTAGGCGGGATAGAGTATCCTGCATAAACATGAGTGTCTAAACGCACTCCATGACCACCTGGTGCATGAAGTGTCGTGATCTTCCCTGGAGAAGGACGGAAATCGTGGTAAGGATCTTCTGCATTAATTCTGCATTCAATGGAATGCAACGCTGGTTCATAATTCTTACCAGATATTTTTACTCCAGCAGCAACAAGAATCTGTTCTCTTATTAAGTCAAAATCAATCACCTGCTCCGTAATAGGGTGCTCTACTTGAATACGAGTATTCATTTCCATAAAATAGAAATTGCGGTGTTTATCTACTAGAAACTCTACCGTTCCTGCACCTTCGTAGGCAATGTATTCTGCAGCTTTAACGGCTGCCTCTCCCATTTCTTTACGTAATTTCTTTGTCATAAAAGGAGAAGGTACCTCTTCAGTAAGTTTCTGGTGACGTCGTTGTACAGAACAGTCGCGTTCACTTAAATGACAAGCTTTACCGTAACTATCTCCTACAATCTGAATCTCTATGTGGCGTGGCTCTTCAATAAGCTTCTCCATGTACATGTCGTCGTTTCCGAAGGCTGCTTTAGACTCGTTACGGGCACTTTCCCATGCTCCTTGAAGATCTTCTTCTTTCCAGACAGCTCTCATTCCTTTTCCTCCACCACCGGCAGTAGCTTTAAGCATTACAGGATAACCGGTAGCAAGTGCCGTTTTCTTACAATCTTCAAAATCTTCAAGAATACCTTCTGATCCTGGTACACAAGGAACGCCAGCGGCTTTCATAGTAGCTTTGGCAGTTGCTTTATCTCCCATTTTTGAGATCATCTCTGCACTCGCGCCTATAAATTTTATTTGATGTTCTTCACAAATGCGTGAAAAATCTGCATTTTCAGATAGGAATCCATAACCAGGATGGATCGCATCTGCATTAGTAATCTCTGCAGCGCTGATGATATTGGACATCTTTAAGTAAGATAAATTACTAGGTGGTGGCCCTATACAAACTGCTTCATCGGCAAATTTTACGTGAAGACTGTCTGCATCGGCAGTAGAATATACCGCTACAGTTTTGATTCCCATCTCCTTACAAGTTCGTATTACCCTTAAGGCTATTTCGCCACGATTTGCTATCAATATTTTTTTAAACATGATGTTTCTTTTAAGTTACGTCGCAATGCGATACAATTTTTGTATTTCAATTGTTTATAAAGTTCCGCTTTCGCGAAAGCGAGATCAACACAAACTATATTGCAACATTTAAGACACAAAAAATCCTTCTATTATTTAAGAAGGATCTACTAAAAATAATGGCTGATCAAATTCTACTGGTGAAGAATCGTCTATAAGCACTTTTACAATGGTACCAGAAACCTCGCTCTCAATCTCGTTGAAAAGTTTCATTGCTTCAATGATACATAATGTGTCTCCTTCTTTAATACTATCACCTACCTCAACAAATGCTGGCTTCTCTGGAGATGCCTTTCTATAAAAAGTACCGATTATAGGTGACTTTACTGTAACATACTTATCGTTACTTGCTGCTGGAGCTGCTGGAGCCTCAGAAGGTGCTGGAGCTACCGGTGCCGGAGCAGGCGCTTGTGGAGCAGGTGCCATTTGCTGTTGCATAGGTGCTGGTTGAGAAACGTAAGTAATGTCACCAGATTCACTTCCTGTTCTAATGGTGATTTTTATATCATCCATTTCTAATTTTACCTCACTTGCTCCAGATTTTGCAACAAATTTGATTAAATTTTGTATTTCTTTAATGTCCATAAATTAAGGGTGGTTATTAAGTTTAACTATCGTATGCCCAAGATAACAAAATCGATCCCCATGTAAAGCCACCTCCAAAAGCAGCAAATACAAGTTGATCTCCTTTTTTCAATTGAGTCTCATATTCTTTTAATAATAATGGTAAAGTTGCACTAGTGGTATTTCCATACTTCTGGATATTCATCATCACTTTCTCTTCCGGAAGATTAACTCTTCTTGCAGTCGCGTCTATAATACGCTTGTTTGCTTGATGAGGGACTAACCAACTAATATCTTCATTTGTAAGATTGTTACGTTTTACAATTTGTTCCGAAACATCAGCCATATTAGACACAGCATATTTAAAGACGTTCTTACCGTCTTGAAAAACATAATGTTGTTTCTTATCTACTGTTTCATGTGATGCTGGCAATAACGAGCCTCCAGCTTCTATTTTCAGAAAATTACGTCCAATACCGTCGGTACGTAGAATTTCGTCTTCA is drawn from Nonlabens dokdonensis DSW-6 and contains these coding sequences:
- the accC gene encoding acetyl-CoA carboxylase biotin carboxylase subunit, with the protein product MFKKILIANRGEIALRVIRTCKEMGIKTVAVYSTADADSLHVKFADEAVCIGPPPSNLSYLKMSNIISAAEITNADAIHPGYGFLSENADFSRICEEHQIKFIGASAEMISKMGDKATAKATMKAAGVPCVPGSEGILEDFEDCKKTALATGYPVMLKATAGGGGKGMRAVWKEEDLQGAWESARNESKAAFGNDDMYMEKLIEEPRHIEIQIVGDSYGKACHLSERDCSVQRRHQKLTEEVPSPFMTKKLRKEMGEAAVKAAEYIAYEGAGTVEFLVDKHRNFYFMEMNTRIQVEHPITEQVIDFDLIREQILVAAGVKISGKNYEPALHSIECRINAEDPYHDFRPSPGKITTLHAPGGHGVRLDTHVYAGYSIPPNYDSMIAKLITTARTRQEAIDKMKRALDEFVIEGIKTTIPFHRQLMEEPAYVEGNYTTAFMDTFKMKPIKD
- the accB gene encoding acetyl-CoA carboxylase biotin carboxyl carrier protein — encoded protein: MDIKEIQNLIKFVAKSGASEVKLEMDDIKITIRTGSESGDITYVSQPAPMQQQMAPAPQAPAPAPVAPAPSEAPAAPAASNDKYVTVKSPIIGTFYRKASPEKPAFVEVGDSIKEGDTLCIIEAMKLFNEIESEVSGTIVKVLIDDSSPVEFDQPLFLVDPS